One window of the Tachypleus tridentatus isolate NWPU-2018 chromosome 10, ASM421037v1, whole genome shotgun sequence genome contains the following:
- the LOC143230974 gene encoding thiol S-methyltransferase TMT1A-like, with amino-acid sequence MASLNNFVVTYGIVGSVCFILLWALRCKLKSIKQRMFAFVVDRYMSQSIEKEFVVFKEKLFSHMNTMVSYDPRLKTRGQGVIRVLEIGVGSGVNLKYYPIGCRFICVEPNPYFETYFKKNSEKFRHIEVEQFVTAMAENMAEIPENSVDAVVSTCVLCSVMKIQDVLQEIKRVLVPGGKFLYFEHIGYDRKTWKRFAQRIMEPLFMFTFENCQLTLDTAVSVRKAGFTDVSQSVVDIDGLCFLYRRHVIGIATK; translated from the exons ATGGCGAgcttaaataattttgttgtaactTACGGCATAGTAGGGagcgtttgttttattttactgtgggCGTTGCGTTGCAAACTTAAAAGTATAAAGCAACGAATGTTTGCTTTCGTTGTTGATAGGTATATGTCACAAAGCATAGAGAAGGAGTTCGtcgtttttaaagaaaaactattttctcATATGAACACGATGGTTTCTTATGATCCACGTTTAAAAACGAGAGGACAAGGTGTGATTAGAGTTTTAGAGATTGGTGTTGGTTCTGGtgtaaatctcaaatattatccAATAGGGTGCAGATTCATATGTGTTGAGCCTAACCCTTATTTTGAAACCTATTTTAAGAAGAATAGCGAGAAATTTCGACATATTGAAGTGGAACAGTTTGTGACCGCTATGGCAGAAAACATGGCCGAAATACCTGAGAACAGTGTGGACGCTGTCGTGTCAACGTGTGTTTTGTGTTCTGTGATGAAGATTCAGGACGTTCTGCAGGAGATCAAGAGAGTACTTGTACCT gGAGGAAAATTTCTTTACTTCGAACATATCGGGTATGATCGTAAAACTTGGAAACGTTTCGCTCAAAGGATTATGGAACCGTTATTTATGTTTACGTTTGAAAACTGCCAGCTAACCTTAGATACGGCAGTTTCTGTAAGAAAAGCAGGATTTACCGACGTTTCTCAAAGTGTGGTTGACATAGACGGATTATGTTTCCTATATCGGCGTCATGTAATTGGTATAGCTACAAAATGA